The Plectropomus leopardus isolate mb chromosome 14, YSFRI_Pleo_2.0, whole genome shotgun sequence DNA window AATGATGGATTGTGAAGGCTGTTGTATAAATGGGTAACAAGTGATAACAGTAACAGTATCAAATACGTCATCATAGGAgctattttaacttttgaaaaataccacacatttatatacactaaaaaaagttttaattgcTGCCTACAATTACACTATAGTGtgttataaataatttattaaattatttagagCTTATACATGCAAGATTGGGGGACTTTAAGTGTTCTTAAAAAGGAATCCAGCACTGTAAATGCAGAAGTTGTGTTTATTATTCTAAAATAATGCCATATTGTCAATCATAAAGAAGATAGAAATGTTTGATGCTTTATTAATGACTTACCAGCCCAGTCTTCAGGAGgaaattttggattttgaattGTATatgtctgcaaaccacagactcgtaaaatgtcagtgtgtcGTTGGATGTGGAGGGTACGGTGGATGAAGTGTCACCTTAGTTAAATAGACAACCAGCTTTGTTGTTGTGGCAGGCCTcttccacaacaacaaaactggttgtctATTTAAcgagacatcactgcatttccagcaccTTTTTAGTCatcaaatgtgggtgttttttgttgtccttttgctgtgtttttatcagGATAGTATCACAAATAGTTTTTTATCAAGCCATTGCAATGTTTTCTGCAGGGATAGtgcctaaaaaaaacatttgttttatactGAGCCATCACTTGGTTTCATGCCAATGTAGAGCCACAAAAGGCAATGTGTTTTTACTTGagccattgctgtgttttctgtcagtatAGTGCCACAATGAGCTGTTGGTTTCTTTCCGAgctattgctgtgttttctgctggcACACTGCCACAAAAAGGGATTATTTTTTACTGAGCCATCACTGCTGTTCCTGCTACAATTGTACCCCGAAAGCTGGcaatttaagccaaaacatgatcttttcctaatcatCACCAATTAGTTTGGTTATTCTGCCTAAACCTTGCTTCACATAAACCACAGTGTTGCTAAAACTCAAAGAAGCATAAAGTTTTATCGTATGAGttacataataacacaaatgtAACTTTGTTTGCAGCATTTatgccagcatttattctggtgactgggttaGATTTGACTGTTGATGACCGAATAGCCAGGGAGATTTTTCACTATCTGGCAACTTCAAGTTGGTTTATAATAGATCTATAAAGCATTGGTACCAGTAATGAAGTTATTAGTAACAATTTATAATCCCCTTTATAAATAGTGAGCTGTTATAATTTGGTTCCAGGTTTGATAATAACCAAATTTTCATTCTATAGTATGAAATAAGGTGTTTTTTCCCAGTTCAAATCCAAATGTTTATAGTGCACAATATGTGACAAATGAGACACACTGGGCACTATGACCCAGCAGATAGCCTACTCTTcatagagagagaggaaaaacaaggcTGTGATCAGTGGTGCTTGTTAGATGTCAGACTCTGTATAAAACTGAGACTTTGGGTTGGCTCACCATTCAACCACAGGGGGCCTGAGGAAACACTGCTCTGGAGAACTTCTGCCCAACATGCGGATAATATGTGACATCCTCCCAGATGTTGGGGCATCAGGACGCACTGCTCATCATTTACAAGCACGCAGAAAtcttttctgtcttatttgttGAGTACAGAAGTTGAGAAGTTTTCTTTTATGGCTGCAAAACGAGAAAGTTTGAATAGCGGGGAATGGATATTTGTTTTCCACAATTTGGCATCCGCACGTTAAAACCTGATGTAACAAAAGGAAATGAGGAAGAAAGGAATCCGGTTTTATGTCTCAGACTGATTATTCCATTTATGTGACTGGATGTCACGCATAAGGCGACGCGCCTCAAGAGAAAGGGCACCTTAAAAGTCAGACATCTCataaaatatgaggaaaaagtgaccaaaagtTATGGAGAGCTCCGGTCAAGTCGAGCCAACTCAGACGGTGAACACCACTAACGACAGTTTTATTACAGACTCATTCACTGTGGATGTGAGCGAGGAGAGTCTCGCCTATCAGATCAGTCTGGCTGCGATTCTCTCCGTCATCACACTGGCCACCACTTCATCCAACGCGTTTGTCATCGCCACAATCTCCCAGTCGAAGAAACTGCAAACTCCTGCGAACTTTCTGATCGCCTCTCTGGCCGTCACAGACCTGCTGGTGTCCATCCTGGTGATGCCCATCTGCGTCCTGTACACTGTCACGCACATCTGGACGCTGGGGCAAATCGTGTGCGATATCTGGCTCTCCTCGGACATAACGTGTTGCACGGCGTCTATCCTCCACCTGTGCGTAATCGCTTTGGATAGATACTGGGCCATCACGGACGCTGTGGAGTACTCCAAAAAGCGCACGCCAGGGCGCGCAGCCGGGATGGTGGCCACAGCTTGGGTCATCGCCATCTCCATCTCCCTGCCGCCTCTGTTCTGGAGGCAGGTGAAGGCGGAGGAGCTGACCAGCTGCAGCGTCAACACGGATCATATTTTCTACACCATCTACTCCACCTTTGGGGCTTTCTACATCCCCACCTTGCTTCTTATTGTTCTCTACGGACGGATATACGTCGAGGCTCGGAAGCGGATCTTGAAGCAGTCCCCCAAGAAGGTGGGGAAAAGACTCACCTCCGCGCACCTGGCCACAAACTCCCCAGGATCCGTGGCGTCCACGAGCTCTCTGCAGTGCGGGAGACACGACACCCCGTCCAGCGACACGGGCTCTTCAACCAGCGAGAACCAGGTGAAGGTGACGGTGTCGGACGCGCTTTTGGAGAAAAAGCGCATCTCAGcagccagagagagaaaggcaacCAAGACTTTGGGGATAATCCTCGGCGCTTATATCGTTTGCTGGCTGCCGTTTTTCATTTACACACTGGTGGTGGCCACGTGCGAGACATGTTTTAACCCCGAGttatttgactttttcaccTGGCTGGGATATCTGAACTCCCTCATCAACCCCATCATATACACAATGTCCAATGAGGACTTCAAGAAAGCTTTCCATAAACTTGTGCGCTTCAGATGCTGCAGTTCGTAAACGAATCCGTGTCCAATAGgatctatttatgtatttatttttggatatgAAGTATGAGAATATAGAATAGTAAGAATGCCATAATTTCTGGGACTCATAGACATTATAAGATgtgcatgcaaaaaaataaaaacaatgaaaatattccaTCTTTAGATATTTGGTGCAGTATGGAGATTTAAAAGGAAAGTTTTATTACAGAAATGAAATGAGTTTAATTGTTCCAAA harbors:
- the htr1b gene encoding 5-hydroxytryptamine receptor 1B; its protein translation is MESSGQVEPTQTVNTTNDSFITDSFTVDVSEESLAYQISLAAILSVITLATTSSNAFVIATISQSKKLQTPANFLIASLAVTDLLVSILVMPICVLYTVTHIWTLGQIVCDIWLSSDITCCTASILHLCVIALDRYWAITDAVEYSKKRTPGRAAGMVATAWVIAISISLPPLFWRQVKAEELTSCSVNTDHIFYTIYSTFGAFYIPTLLLIVLYGRIYVEARKRILKQSPKKVGKRLTSAHLATNSPGSVASTSSLQCGRHDTPSSDTGSSTSENQVKVTVSDALLEKKRISAARERKATKTLGIILGAYIVCWLPFFIYTLVVATCETCFNPELFDFFTWLGYLNSLINPIIYTMSNEDFKKAFHKLVRFRCCSS